The DNA region ACAAATCAAAACAAGGGGCAGCACAGTAGCAAATGCTGGAAATTTGAATGATTTATCCTCTCCAGGGGCAAAGACACCAACTTTGGTTGCAAGATTAATGGGTTTGGAACTTCTACCTGGTTTAAACTCACCCACTTCTTCTTCATGCCTTTCCACTCCAAACTCACAGGGCAATGTTCCTCATATGCATCACCTGAAACTTCACAAACacatccaaaccaaaccaagaAACAGCACAGAATACAGTGGTGATCATCACATTGCAGCATCTCGCTCCTTGCCTGAGACACCAAGAATCTCCTCTGCCAGAAGATCAGATGTTGACCATCACAGACTCTCTCTCCAAATAATCAAGGAGAAAAGCATGATGAGCCTTGGTGAGGATTTGGAGTTGCCTCGGCTTTCGTTAACGAAGAAGAAACGTGATGAGAACAATAGCAGAAGTCCAAGCCAGTCTGCTCGGCAAATTGTCAAACAGGTTAAGGACAGTTTGAGCAGAAAAGTTGGGCAAGACATTACCAACACTCTCAAAACTAGAGATCAAGAATTGGTAACCCAATTGAGAATCAAGAAGTCTTCAAAGTCACCATCATTGAAAACACTTGATGAATCAAGCCCAGGAAAACAATCAAACTCATCACATTCCCCAAGGCTCAGATTCATGGACACCAAGCACAAGccaagcacaacaacaacaccatCACCACACACCACAAAAGATCAAAACACAAACCAACCAGTGCTGAAACTACCACCAGAGCTTCCAAGAGTTTTGACAAAGCCAAAGCATCAAGCATTTCCAGAGCAACAAGAGTTGCACAACCAGAAAGTTTCTGTTCCAAAATGTAAGAAGGTGACTAGTGAAAAGTTCAGCTCCAGGTTCAAAAGGCCTCCACAGACAACAGACATAATCAGAAACAAGCACGAAGAGCCATTCAAGTTTAGTCCAACATCACCTATCAGAGCAAATGACATCAAAAATACCAAAAGCAAGAAAACTCATCCATTGTCAAGTAATCTCCTTAATAACATCATCAACACTGTTCCAAATGTTCTCTCTGTCAAGACAGAGCCTTCTCCTCCAGCAACTAAAATTGCTCAAAAACAGGTACCCTCCCATTGAACTTTCATTTTTCAACTATTTGAATTTTATAAATGCATATATTATTAGGATCTTAATAAAATGTTTTCTCTTGGGTCCTAAAATAGTTAAGTAATTAAGAAAACTTATTAAAAATGGACATTACTATATCATGGTTTTTGTCTACCTTTAAGTAGAGTTTTTGGTTTTAGGACAATTATCACTCAAAACAAATTTTCTGATATTTACCCTTATGGAATGAGATTCTTTATGAAGTagtttaaaaactaaaaatagaaaaagaaatcatGATATGTTTTGAAATTTAGTTTCAAACGTGAATAAGAACTAATTgtaaaaacattttttcttaGAAAAATAGGTATAAAAACCAAGTTTTATAATAGTatttcatttgaaaaaaaacagaaaatagatTTTTAAAACCACAAACAAACATGCCCATATATACTTTTAATCTATTGTTTACTAACTTATTCTCTATATTGTGTTTAATAACCACATTTTATGTGGATCAGCACTTTTTAAATTTAAGCATTGGGAttgtttgatttttgttttacttttttaaattaaaaaaaaacttaaaatagtttttgtaagaaaaaaactaaacacaatttttttattgaaaacaatTTTTGAAAATCGATTATGACAAACAAAACTTCTTCCGattttataaacaaaaaaacaaatagtTACATGAtacatctcatttttctctGTTTCTCTTCATATCACGTTACAACTTCCCTCCaacattttccttttcttttctaatgcATACCAAACAAGTGAAAagtattttactatatattttatcatttatttatcTTCACCAAGCTTTTCACCACTATAGTAATTTAAACAGTCAGTTTTTCTGTCTTTAACCATACTCCCCtctcttcctaaatataagacctattctaaaaaattgcgcttattaagaaagcactTAATGTGTATAATTAGAGTATTGGTTTTCTAAAAATGCATGCATTATTCCTTATTTATCCTTTGTTCTTTTCTCTCACAAAAAATCTTTGCATTTATACCAAAAGTCATAGTTAGTTGGAttagtagtaattaatggtagATGA from Lotus japonicus ecotype B-129 chromosome 2, LjGifu_v1.2 includes:
- the LOC130738366 gene encoding uncharacterized protein LOC130738366, yielding MGKEWHWAGKSSKRNGVEAEAAETTPSGCMCAVFQFFDFRPFHFPTLNQQQQQHQQTSFKSPSCIPQDSITIPKGAEAPRNSLESVDGTVSSPSKEENFKIPKNIQIKTRGSTVANAGNLNDLSSPGAKTPTLVARLMGLELLPGLNSPTSSSCLSTPNSQGNVPHMHHLKLHKHIQTKPRNSTEYSGDHHIAASRSLPETPRISSARRSDVDHHRLSLQIIKEKSMMSLGEDLELPRLSLTKKKRDENNSRSPSQSARQIVKQVKDSLSRKVGQDITNTLKTRDQELVTQLRIKKSSKSPSLKTLDESSPGKQSNSSHSPRLRFMDTKHKPSTTTTPSPHTTKDQNTNQPVLKLPPELPRVLTKPKHQAFPEQQELHNQKVSVPKCKKVTSEKFSSRFKRPPQTTDIIRNKHEEPFKFSPTSPIRANDIKNTKSKKTHPLSSNLLNNIINTVPNVLSVKTEPSPPATKIAQKQVSDAKESKHSSQLSSCARQRYKQEGTINTESTATRETTTNNEDKPNCASTTTAAQEYQNPEFQYITQILNRTINTEATTNTTKLVPLDPSIFHHLESQCDNKHRNITPKNQLGHRWNRRLLFDLVDEVLEEILMPKGCAKKLWLFYRSKSVGELTERVWKRVEDFPRARCEVLEDIDALIEAKDMEKVKMEGEEEGERMVTEIEGNIWDTLVHETVMMMESGGVQHRDGVVL